From the Gramella sp. Hel_I_59 genome, one window contains:
- the fumC gene encoding class II fumarate hydratase: MDYRIEKDTMGEVKVPSDKLWGAQTERSRNNFKIGPASSMPLDIIYGFAYLKKAAAYTNCELGVLPVEKRDFIAQVCDEILEGKHDDQFPLVIWQTGSGTQSNMNVNEVIANRAHQIAGKNIGEGEKTLQPNDDVNKSQSSNDTFPTGMHIAAYKKVTTNTLPGLKKLRDTLKKKSEEFKHTVKIGRTHFMDATPLTLGQEFSGYVAQLDYGIKALENTLPHLSEVALGGTAVGTGLNTPKGYSKRVAEFIAKFTEMPFISAGNKFEALAAHDAFVETHGALKQIAVSLNKIGNDIRMLASGPRSGIGEINIPANEPGSSIMPGKVNPTQCEALTMVCAQIMGNDVTMSVGGMQGQFELNVFKPVMANALLQSAQLIGDACLSFEEHCARGIEANDKRIKEHLNNSLMLVTALNTKIGYYKAAEIANTAHKNGTTLKEEAANLGYVTNEEFEEWVDPKDMVGNLK; encoded by the coding sequence ATGGACTATAGAATAGAGAAAGATACCATGGGGGAAGTTAAAGTTCCTTCAGATAAACTCTGGGGTGCTCAAACTGAACGTTCCCGTAATAATTTCAAAATTGGACCTGCGTCCTCCATGCCACTGGATATTATATATGGTTTTGCTTACTTAAAGAAGGCTGCCGCATATACCAACTGTGAACTTGGAGTTCTTCCTGTAGAAAAGAGAGACTTTATCGCTCAGGTTTGTGATGAGATCCTGGAAGGTAAACACGATGATCAGTTTCCATTGGTGATCTGGCAAACTGGAAGTGGTACACAGAGTAACATGAATGTGAACGAAGTGATCGCTAACCGAGCTCACCAGATCGCAGGTAAAAATATTGGTGAAGGGGAAAAAACACTTCAACCAAATGATGATGTGAATAAATCTCAATCTTCGAACGATACATTCCCAACCGGAATGCATATTGCTGCTTACAAAAAAGTGACTACGAATACGCTTCCCGGTTTGAAAAAACTAAGAGATACTCTTAAGAAGAAATCTGAAGAATTCAAGCATACCGTGAAAATTGGGCGTACGCATTTTATGGACGCCACTCCCCTAACCCTTGGTCAGGAATTCAGCGGATACGTTGCTCAGTTAGATTATGGCATTAAAGCACTGGAAAATACTTTACCTCATTTATCTGAAGTTGCTTTAGGTGGAACTGCGGTAGGAACCGGACTCAATACTCCAAAAGGATATTCAAAAAGGGTTGCCGAATTTATCGCAAAATTTACGGAGATGCCTTTTATCTCTGCTGGAAATAAATTTGAAGCTCTGGCAGCACATGATGCATTTGTGGAAACTCACGGAGCACTAAAACAGATCGCTGTTTCTCTGAACAAAATTGGAAACGATATTAGAATGCTTGCTTCCGGACCAAGAAGTGGTATTGGAGAGATCAATATTCCGGCGAATGAGCCAGGTTCTTCGATCATGCCTGGTAAGGTTAATCCTACCCAGTGTGAAGCACTTACCATGGTATGTGCCCAGATCATGGGGAACGACGTGACCATGAGCGTAGGTGGAATGCAGGGACAGTTCGAACTGAATGTTTTTAAACCGGTAATGGCAAACGCTTTGCTGCAAAGTGCTCAGCTAATTGGTGATGCCTGTCTCTCTTTCGAGGAACATTGCGCTCGTGGGATCGAAGCCAACGACAAACGCATCAAAGAGCATTTAAACAACTCTTTGATGCTGGTTACTGCTTTGAATACCAAAATAGGATATTACAAAGCTGCTGAAATTGCTAACACCGCTCATAAGAATGGTACTACCTTGAAAGAAGAAGCTGCCAATCTTGGATATGTTACCAATGAAGAATTTGAGGAATGGGTAGATCCAAAAGATATGGTTGGAAATCTTAAATAA